One region of Manis pentadactyla isolate mManPen7 chromosome 9, mManPen7.hap1, whole genome shotgun sequence genomic DNA includes:
- the LOC118912163 gene encoding olfactory receptor 52A5-like, producing the protein MPTPNSTVLTPSVLTFIGIPGLETVQCWVGIPFCAMYIIALMGNSLLLVIIKSEPSLHQPMYIFLAMLGATDIALSTSIVPKMLGIFWFHLPEIYFDACLFQMWLIHTFQGIESGVLLAMALDRYIAICYPLRHAAIFTPQLVTHIGVGVTLRPAILVIPCLLLIKCRLKLYRTTLISHTYCEHMALVKLATEDVYINKFYGLLGAFTVGGLDFILIILSYMQIFNTVFHLPQKEARFKAFNTCIPHVCVFFQFYLLAFFSFFTHRSGPYIPSYIHIILSNLYLLVPPFLNPFVYGVKTKHIREKVLEMFCSKDLV; encoded by the coding sequence ATGCCTACTCCAAATAGCACTGTGCTCACCCCCTCTGTACTGACATTTATCGGCATCCCTGGCCTGGAAACTGTACAGTGCTGGGTCGGGATTCCATTCTGTGCTATGTACATCATTGCTTTGATGGGAAATTCTCTCCTTCTGGTCATCATCAAATCAGAACCGAGTCTCCACCAGCCTATGTACATCTTCCTGGCCATGCTGGGGGCCACAGACATCGCACTCAGCACCAGCATTGTCCCCAAGATGCTCGGGATTTTTTGGTTTCACCTGCCAGAGATCTACTTTGATGCTTGCCTCTTTCAGATGTGGCTCATTCACACGTTTCAGGGCATTGAATCAGGAGTGCTGCTGGCCATGGCTCTGGACCGCTACATAGCCATCTGTTATCCTCTGAGGCATGCTGCCATCTTCACTCCGCAGCTGGTCACCCATATTGGAGTTGGGGTGACACTGCGGCCTGCCATTCTGGTAATCCCATGCCTGCTCCTCATAAAGTGCCGTCTGAAACTTTACCGGACCACGTTAATATCCCACACTTACTGTGAACACATGGCCCTTGTAAAACTTGCCACTGAAGACGTTTACATCAATAAGTTCTATGGTCTCCTTGGTGCTTTTACCGTTGGTGGCCTTGACTTCATTTTGATCATCCTCTCCTATATGCAGATATTTAACACTGTCTTCCACCTGCCCCAGAAAGAGGCACGTTTTAAAGCATTCAATACCTGTATTCCCCACGTATGTGTCTTCTTCCAATTCTATCTCcttgcctttttctcctttttcactcACAGATCAGGACCTTATATCCCATCGTATATACATATTATCTTGTCCAACCTTTACCTACTGGTTCCACCTTTCCTCAACCCTTTTGTTTATGGGGTGAAGACCAAACACATCCGAGAGAAGGTACTAGAAATGTTTTGTTCCAAAGACCTGGTGTGA
- the LOC118912127 gene encoding olfactory receptor 52A5-like, whose product MSILNGSVFMPSVLTLMGIPGLESMQCWIGIPFCVMYFIAVIGNSLILVIIKYESSLHKPMYIFLAMLGATDIALSTCILPKMLGIFWFNLSEISFTACLLQMWLVHSFQAIESGVLLAMALDRYVAIRDPLRHATIFSHQLLTHIGVGVTLRAAILVAPCLVLIKCHLKLYRTTLVSHSYCEHMAIVKLATEDIRINKTYGLFVAFTVLGFDIIFITLSYVHIFITVFQLPQKEARLKAFNTCIAHICVFLQFYLLAFFSFFTHRFGSHIPPYVHILLSDLYLLVPPFLNPIVYGVKTKQIRDHVLKIFFSKKLS is encoded by the coding sequence ATGTCCATACTCAACGGCTCTGTCTTCATGCCATCTGTGCTGACACTCATGGGGATTCCAGGCCTGGAGTCCATGCAGTGTTGGATCGGGATTCCATTCTGTGTCATGTACTTCATTGCTGTGATTGGGAATTCTCTAATTCTAGTTATAATCAAATACGAAAGCAGCCTCCATAAACCCATGTACATTTTTTTGGCCATGCTGGGGGCCACAGACATTGCACTCAGCACCTGTATTCTTCCCAAAATGCTAGGCATCTTCTGGTTTAATTTGTCAGAGATTTCTTTTACAGCCTGCCTTCTGCAGATGTGGCTTGTGCATTCATTCCAGGCAATCGAATCAGGTGTCCTACTGGCAATGGCCCTAGATCGCTATGTGGCCATCCGTGACCCCTTAAGACATGCCACCATCTTCTCCCATCAGCTCTTGACTCACATTGGAGTTGGGGTGACACTCAGGGCTGCCATTCTTGTAGCACCATGTCTGGTGCTTATCAAGTGTCATCTTAAACTGTACAGAACTACACTGGTCTCCCACTCTTACTGTGAGCACATGGCCATTGTGAAGCTGGCCACTGAAGACATCCGGATCAACAAGACCTATGGCTTGTTTGTTGCCTTCACCGTCTTAGGCTTTGACATAATCTTTATCACCTTGTCCTATGTTCACATCTTTATCACTGTCTTCCAACTGCCCCAGAAGGAGGCACGACTCAAGGCCTTTAATACATGCATTGCCCACATCTGTGTCTTCCTGCAGTTCTACCTCCTTGCCTTCTTCTCTTTTTTCACACACAGGTTTGGTTCTCACATACCACCTTATGTCCACATCCTCTTATCAGACCTTTACCTGTTAGTCCCCCCTTTTCTCAACCCTATTGTGTATGGAGTGAAGACCAAACAAATTCGTGACCATgtcctgaaaatatttttctccaaaaaatTGTCTTGA